A genomic stretch from Colwellia sp. Arc7-635 includes:
- a CDS encoding peptide-methionine (S)-S-oxide reductase — protein sequence MLTHKIGLGGGCHWCTEGVFASLRGVTDIRQGWIASVGENSTFSEAIELCFEPDFITLQDLISIHLHTHACTANHAMRHKYRSAIYTYNNQQIAQCGGILRQLQPDFAETIVTQVLPFDKFKANKAELTDYLYTSPNRPFCQRYIHPKLQFLMQRFNKHVDHEKLTNAGLVL from the coding sequence ATGTTAACGCATAAAATTGGTTTGGGCGGTGGTTGCCATTGGTGTACTGAAGGTGTTTTTGCGTCGTTACGTGGCGTAACTGACATTCGACAAGGCTGGATAGCTTCAGTAGGAGAAAACAGCACGTTTTCGGAAGCAATTGAGTTATGTTTTGAGCCCGATTTTATTACTTTGCAAGATTTAATCAGCATACATTTACATACCCATGCTTGTACGGCTAATCATGCCATGCGTCATAAATATCGTTCAGCCATTTATACTTATAATAATCAGCAAATAGCGCAATGTGGCGGTATTTTACGACAATTGCAGCCCGACTTTGCAGAAACAATTGTCACACAAGTATTGCCCTTTGATAAGTTTAAAGCCAATAAGGCAGAGCTGACTGACTATCTTTATACGTCACCTAATCGCCCTTTTTGTCAGCGCTATATTCATCCTAAATTGCAGTTTTTAATGCAACGTTTCAACAAACATGTCGATCATGAAAAGCTAACTAATGCAGGCTTGGTGCTTTAG
- the msrA gene encoding peptide-methionine (S)-S-oxide reductase MsrA, whose protein sequence is MTIERAVLAGGCFWGMQDLIRQLPGVSKTCAGYTGGSIANATYRNHGDHAEGLEIYFDNTVISYRKILSFFFQIHDPTTENRQGNDRGSEYRSAIYYTSEAQKAMAEKTIADVNASGLWPGTVVTELEPVGDFWQAEVEHQDYLQRVPYGYTCHFPRADWVLPER, encoded by the coding sequence ATGACGATTGAACGCGCAGTATTAGCGGGTGGTTGCTTTTGGGGCATGCAAGATTTAATTCGTCAGTTGCCCGGTGTGAGCAAAACTTGTGCTGGTTATACCGGCGGTAGTATCGCTAATGCGACTTATCGAAATCATGGTGATCATGCTGAAGGCCTTGAAATTTATTTTGATAATACCGTGATCAGTTATCGAAAAATTTTATCCTTCTTTTTTCAAATACATGATCCAACAACCGAAAATAGACAAGGTAATGACCGAGGTAGTGAATACCGCTCGGCCATTTATTATACCAGTGAAGCACAAAAAGCGATGGCTGAAAAAACTATTGCCGATGTTAATGCTTCCGGTTTATGGCCTGGCACTGTGGTAACAGAACTTGAGCCAGTAGGTGACTTTTGGCAAGCGGAAGTAGAGCATCAAGATTACTTACAGCGTGTACCTTATGGCTATACTTGCCATTTTCCAAGAGCTGACTGGGTACTGCCAGAAAGATAA
- the msrB gene encoding peptide-methionine (R)-S-oxide reductase MsrB codes for MSQYKKSSEVIATLTAEQYRVTQESGTERPWTGELLENTSPGIYVDVVSGEPLFASADKFDSGCGWPSFSKPIEAIHVNEITDNTHGMVRTEVRSTHGDSHLGHVFTDGPVAQGGLRYCINSASLKFIARADMVKEGYEAYLSQVEG; via the coding sequence ATGTCTCAATATAAAAAATCAAGCGAAGTTATTGCTACATTAACGGCTGAACAATACCGTGTTACTCAAGAAAGTGGCACTGAGCGCCCTTGGACTGGTGAGTTATTAGAAAACACCTCTCCTGGTATTTATGTTGATGTGGTTTCAGGCGAACCTTTATTTGCTTCTGCTGATAAATTTGACTCCGGTTGTGGCTGGCCTAGTTTCAGTAAGCCTATTGAAGCGATTCATGTTAATGAAATTACCGACAACACTCATGGAATGGTTCGTACCGAAGTGCGCTCAACTCACGGCGATAGTCACTTAGGGCATGTTTTTACTGACGGTCCCGTTGCACAAGGTGGACTTCGTTATTGTATAAATTCGGCTTCACTTAAGTTTATTGCCCGAGCTGATATGGTTAAAGAAGGCTACGAAGCTTATTTATCACAGGTTGAGGGTTAA
- a CDS encoding MerR family transcriptional regulator encodes MKINQLSTITKVLSKTIRYYETVGLLPKAARNSNGYREYSAIDVERLIFIRRCRELQIPLEQIKTLIQGQKDKTSSCSEVDALIAQQLEKVRQTISELTLLEKTLHTLASSCPNNMIGECEILKNLQQESPC; translated from the coding sequence ATGAAAATAAATCAGCTGTCTACCATCACCAAAGTATTGAGCAAAACCATCAGATATTATGAAACCGTCGGCTTACTTCCAAAAGCAGCACGCAATAGTAATGGCTATCGTGAGTACAGCGCAATAGATGTTGAGCGATTGATTTTCATCAGGCGGTGTCGAGAGCTACAAATTCCACTAGAGCAAATAAAAACTCTCATTCAAGGACAAAAAGACAAAACATCATCATGCAGTGAAGTCGATGCGCTAATCGCCCAACAATTAGAAAAAGTACGTCAAACGATCAGCGAATTAACCTTACTAGAAAAAACATTACACACCTTGGCGAGCTCATGCCCAAACAACATGATTGGCGAATGCGAAATATTAAAAAATCTACAACAAGAGAGCCCTTGTTAA
- a CDS encoding TolC family protein, producing MFHTTPVSLKGGKLSVLAKKWLAVASLLVVNFCLYSPLSLADGVDSAGTEEKVLTLSAAIKKTLQDNPELKVFQFRQEGLAGQLQSQRLKPAYTIGFDVENFAGTGDIGVLDSTEFTVSLSSVLEMGDKRAARVGVVNSRSSQLIAQRKIKALNLLSAVTRRYIDVLSAQERLALAQEATTLAENTLTEVEKRAKAGAAPKAEVKRALAGVGNARLIASSEQQQFEYTKVALAMMWQQTTPSFTQVAGDLFRFSTDVSFKKLYAKVQQNPEILIYAAEERVRDAELRLARTASNADITWSVGVRQIQDINDTALTAGFSMPLFSSQRNTGAIISSQAARDEVVVKKAATLLALHSQLYRAYANRKQAVFTATNLKNGIIPTLTEALHETRIAYQRGRYSYLDYLTARQELLFARRVMIESAAAALRYGTEIEQLIAEPLPASQYGFTSTIHDEF from the coding sequence ATGTTTCACACTACTCCAGTGTCCTTAAAGGGCGGGAAACTTTCAGTGCTAGCAAAAAAATGGCTAGCGGTGGCAAGTTTACTCGTCGTTAATTTTTGCTTATACAGCCCTTTGTCTTTAGCCGATGGCGTTGACAGTGCGGGCACAGAAGAAAAAGTTTTAACATTATCTGCTGCTATTAAAAAAACACTGCAAGATAACCCTGAACTGAAAGTATTTCAGTTTCGTCAAGAAGGTCTGGCTGGGCAATTACAAAGTCAGCGTTTAAAGCCCGCTTATACCATAGGTTTTGACGTAGAAAACTTTGCCGGAACCGGCGATATAGGCGTGCTTGATAGCACTGAATTTACTGTTTCTCTTTCTTCAGTTTTAGAAATGGGCGACAAAAGAGCGGCACGTGTTGGTGTTGTTAACAGCAGAAGCTCGCAACTTATCGCGCAACGTAAAATTAAAGCACTGAATTTGTTGAGTGCAGTGACCCGACGATACATTGATGTGCTGAGCGCACAAGAGCGTTTAGCTTTGGCACAAGAAGCGACAACACTGGCAGAAAACACGTTAACTGAAGTAGAAAAGCGTGCTAAAGCAGGGGCGGCACCAAAAGCAGAAGTTAAACGAGCACTTGCCGGTGTTGGCAATGCCCGGTTAATTGCGTCGTCGGAGCAACAACAGTTTGAGTATACAAAAGTTGCGTTGGCAATGATGTGGCAACAAACTACACCGTCATTTACGCAAGTGGCGGGTGACTTATTTCGATTTTCTACCGATGTATCATTTAAAAAACTCTATGCCAAAGTACAACAAAACCCTGAGATTTTAATTTATGCAGCAGAAGAGCGAGTAAGAGATGCCGAACTACGTTTAGCTCGTACGGCGTCAAATGCAGATATAACCTGGTCGGTAGGTGTAAGACAAATTCAAGATATCAATGATACTGCGCTGACGGCAGGTTTTAGCATGCCATTATTTTCTTCGCAGCGTAACACCGGAGCAATCATATCTAGTCAGGCTGCTCGTGATGAAGTTGTTGTTAAAAAAGCAGCAACATTGCTAGCTCTACACAGCCAATTATATCGAGCATACGCCAATAGAAAACAAGCTGTTTTTACCGCTACAAATTTGAAGAACGGTATTATTCCGACGTTAACTGAGGCATTGCACGAAACTCGCATTGCCTACCAACGCGGTCGTTATAGCTATCTAGATTATTTAACCGCTAGACAAGAATTACTTTTTGCTCGTCGCGTCATGATTGAGTCTGCAGCAGCAGCTTTGCGATACGGTACTGAAATAGAGCAATTAATCGCTGAGCCTTTACCCGCCTCCCAATATGGCTTTACGTCGACAATTCACGATGAATTTTAA
- a CDS encoding efflux RND transporter periplasmic adaptor subunit: MTITSTTIGTTMYSNTCNKIKFLGLLLLVTSLGGTMLSKNALASDEHGKAEAHMDKGSAHGKDKHEAGHETEHEDEHETGHHEEEGHIEISIDDAANAGIINASASAGHIKNITTVYGRVVVKPDSISQVRARFPGLITKLDVNVGDVVKAGDTVVQVESSDSLRRYDITAPISGLISARYANAGELANQQQLLTIENYEQLWVEYNIFPSQQQVIEKKQQVTVSSASMTAQSSIMHLMANKNQPFMTAVVALDNSAGKWIPGQMLTGEVVTAHRSVALVIDNRALQEIEGKTVIFVTNQGGYETRELQLGDTDGQFSQVLSGLNAGEQYALINSYLLKADLGKAGASHAH, encoded by the coding sequence ATGACTATTACCAGCACCACTATCGGCACCACAATGTACTCGAATACCTGCAACAAAATTAAATTCCTTGGATTACTGCTACTGGTCACTTCGTTAGGTGGCACCATGTTAAGTAAAAATGCTTTGGCTAGTGACGAGCACGGTAAAGCTGAAGCTCATATGGATAAAGGTTCAGCTCACGGTAAAGACAAGCATGAAGCAGGGCATGAAACGGAACATGAAGACGAGCACGAAACAGGGCATCACGAGGAAGAAGGCCATATCGAAATTTCAATTGATGATGCTGCGAATGCTGGGATCATCAATGCTAGCGCAAGTGCCGGTCATATTAAGAACATCACTACTGTTTATGGTCGTGTTGTGGTTAAACCTGACAGCATTAGTCAGGTGCGCGCTCGCTTTCCTGGTTTGATCACCAAGTTAGATGTCAATGTTGGCGATGTTGTTAAGGCTGGCGATACCGTTGTGCAAGTTGAATCTAGTGATAGTTTGAGACGTTATGACATTACAGCGCCAATTTCAGGGCTGATAAGTGCCCGATATGCTAATGCAGGCGAACTAGCAAATCAGCAACAGCTGTTAACCATCGAGAATTATGAGCAGCTATGGGTTGAATACAATATTTTTCCGAGTCAACAACAAGTAATTGAAAAGAAACAACAAGTGACTGTTTCTTCTGCAAGTATGACGGCACAATCAAGCATTATGCATTTAATGGCAAATAAAAATCAGCCATTTATGACCGCGGTAGTAGCATTAGATAATAGCGCTGGCAAATGGATTCCAGGACAAATGTTAACCGGTGAAGTGGTTACGGCTCATCGCTCGGTTGCTTTGGTGATTGATAATAGAGCTTTACAAGAAATCGAGGGGAAAACGGTTATTTTCGTTACTAATCAAGGTGGTTATGAAACGCGAGAACTGCAACTTGGTGATACCGATGGTCAATTCAGTCAGGTACTATCAGGGCTTAATGCAGGTGAGCAATATGCGCTTATCAATAGTTATTTGCTTAAGGCCGATTTAGGCAAAGCTGGCGCATCACACGCTCATTAA